A section of the Polyangium spumosum genome encodes:
- a CDS encoding OmpP1/FadL family transporter, with protein sequence MRKRARLILPALVAAGLLAAPDASASAPGTYGMGSRAAALSGAVTADATDFSGCFYNPAGLVSAPGLELSLGYLYADNRLRINGKDNDVADVHGLMAGIVAPGRIAKLPFAFGIATYIPDNGLSRIRALRQETARWELYNDRPTILFLSVHLAVRPFPWLELGGGLAFLAATRGRFGIRGEADVLRPYDSQLSHEVDADLTSIRYPVAGARVKLGRFGYLGLAYRGQTKLDLALQANLEGIVDFAGVDVPLRYTLETRTLDAFQPQQVVLGLSFQAVPRLRANLDLGWVNFSAYESPTPRTSAHLEAEPPPGVGVELPEDPKPVVIVPPAFEDRFVPRLGVEYVLAFGAERRASGRKEPAKAVEIPLRAGYAYERSPVPPQSGLTNFVDADRHTISLGAGLVLNAPFSVLRGALRLDTHVALSVLPERVTQKASPADFVGDYRADGTMIAGGATLTAQF encoded by the coding sequence ATGAGGAAACGCGCGCGTCTGATCCTTCCTGCGCTCGTCGCCGCGGGGCTGCTCGCCGCGCCCGACGCGTCCGCCAGCGCTCCCGGGACGTACGGCATGGGCTCCCGCGCCGCCGCGCTCTCGGGCGCCGTCACCGCCGACGCGACCGACTTCTCCGGCTGCTTCTACAACCCCGCCGGCCTCGTCTCCGCGCCCGGCCTCGAGCTCTCGCTCGGCTACCTCTACGCGGACAACCGCCTCCGCATCAACGGCAAGGACAACGACGTCGCCGACGTCCACGGCCTCATGGCGGGCATCGTCGCGCCGGGGCGCATCGCCAAGCTGCCGTTCGCCTTCGGCATCGCCACGTACATCCCCGACAATGGCCTCTCCCGCATCCGCGCCCTCCGCCAGGAGACCGCGCGCTGGGAGCTCTACAACGACCGTCCCACCATCCTGTTCCTCTCCGTCCACCTCGCCGTCCGCCCGTTCCCTTGGCTCGAGCTCGGCGGCGGCCTCGCCTTCCTCGCCGCCACCCGCGGCCGCTTCGGCATCCGCGGCGAGGCCGACGTGCTCCGCCCTTACGACTCGCAGCTCTCCCACGAGGTCGACGCCGACCTCACCTCCATCCGCTACCCGGTCGCAGGGGCGCGCGTAAAACTCGGCCGCTTCGGCTACCTCGGCCTCGCCTACCGCGGACAAACCAAGCTCGACCTCGCGCTCCAGGCGAACCTCGAGGGCATCGTCGACTTCGCCGGCGTCGACGTCCCGCTCCGCTACACCCTCGAGACGCGCACGCTCGACGCCTTCCAGCCGCAGCAGGTCGTCCTCGGGTTGTCCTTCCAGGCCGTGCCCCGCCTCCGCGCGAACCTCGATCTCGGCTGGGTGAACTTTTCGGCCTACGAGAGCCCGACCCCCCGGACCTCCGCCCACCTCGAGGCCGAGCCGCCGCCCGGCGTGGGCGTCGAGCTGCCCGAGGACCCCAAGCCCGTCGTGATCGTCCCGCCCGCCTTCGAGGACCGCTTCGTGCCGCGCCTCGGCGTCGAGTACGTCCTCGCCTTCGGCGCCGAGCGGCGCGCCTCGGGGCGCAAAGAGCCGGCGAAGGCCGTCGAGATCCCCCTGCGCGCTGGCTACGCCTACGAGCGCTCGCCCGTCCCGCCGCAGTCGGGCCTGACGAACTTCGTCGACGCCGATCGCCACACGATCTCCCTCGGCGCGGGCCTCGTCCTCAACGCGCCCTTCTCCGTGCTCCGCGGCGCGCTCCGGCTCGACACCCACGTGGCCCTCTCGGTGCTGCCCGAGCGCGTCACGCAGAAGGCGAGCCCCGCCGATTTCGTGGGCGACTACCGGGCCGACGGCACCATGATCGCAGGCGGCGCCACGCTCACCGCCCAGTTCTGA